The window AGGCGCGGGTCAGCGACCTGCCCTTCGCGCGGTAGATCCGGTGGCCACGAACCGCCTCGCCCGCGAGACGAGCCCCTACCTGCTCCAGCACGCGCACAACCCCGTGGACTGGTACCCGTGGGGCGAGGAGGCGTTCGCGCGCGCGCGCGGAGAGGACAAGCCGATCCTCCTCTCGGTCGGCTACTCCGCCTGCCACTGGTGCCACGTGATGGAGCGCGAGTCGTTCGAGAACGCCGAGATCGCCGACGTGATGAATCGCCACTTCGTGAGCGTCAAGGTGGACCGCGAGGAGCGGCCCGACGTGGACCAGATCTACATGCAGGCGGTCCAGTCCATGACGGGCCACGGCGGCTGGCCGATGACCGTGTTCCTCACGCCGGAGGGCGAGCCCTTCTACGGCGGCACCTATTTCCCGCCGGCGGACCGCCACGGCCTCCCCGGGTTCCCGCGCCTCCTCGCGTCGCTCGCCGACGCGTGGGCGACCCGGCGCGGCGAGGTCCTGTCCTCCGCTCGCCAGATCGGCGAGGCGCTCGGCCAGGGCGAGCGCCTGCGCGGGGCGGCGCGGCTCCTCACCGACGAGGTCCTCTTCGGCGCCTTCCAGTCGCTCTCCTCGCAGTTCGACGACGCCGACGGCGGCCTGGGCGGCGCGCCGAAGTTCCCGCAGCCGATGCTCTGGGAGTTCATGCTCCGCTACGGGAAGCGCTCGAAGAATCCCCGCGCGCGGCAGATGGCGCACACGACGCTCACGCTGATGGCGCGCGGCGGCATGTACGACCAGGTCGGCGGCGGCTTCCACCGCTACTCCGTGGACGCCCACTGGCTCGTGCCCCACTTCGAGAAGATGCTCTACGACAACGGCCAGCTCGCGTCCCTGTACCTCCACGCGTGGCTCGCCTTCGGCGACCCCGAATGCCGGCGCGTGTGCGAGGAGACGCTCGACTACATCCTGCGCGAGATGACCGACCCGTCCGGCGGCTTCTACTCGGCGCAGGACGCCGACTCCGAGGGCGACGAGGGCAAGTTCTTCGTCTGGACGCCCGACGAGCTGCGCGAGGTGCTGGGGGCGGCCGACGCGGAGCTGGCCGCGCGCTACTGGGGCGTGGACCGCGGGGCGAACTTCGAGGGCAGGAGCATCCTCTACGTCGCGGGCGACCCCGATCCCGAGCGCATCGCGGGGATCCGCCGGAAGCTCTACGCAGCGCGTGAGCGGCGCGTCCATCCCGCGCGGGACGACAAGGTGCTCGCCGCGTGGAACGGCCTCGCGTGCCGCGCCTTCGCCGAGGCCGGCCGCGCGCTCGACCGGCCCGACTACGTCGCCGCCGCGG is drawn from Candidatus Methylomirabilota bacterium and contains these coding sequences:
- a CDS encoding thioredoxin domain-containing protein, whose protein sequence is MATNRLARETSPYLLQHAHNPVDWYPWGEEAFARARGEDKPILLSVGYSACHWCHVMERESFENAEIADVMNRHFVSVKVDREERPDVDQIYMQAVQSMTGHGGWPMTVFLTPEGEPFYGGTYFPPADRHGLPGFPRLLASLADAWATRRGEVLSSARQIGEALGQGERLRGAARLLTDEVLFGAFQSLSSQFDDADGGLGGAPKFPQPMLWEFMLRYGKRSKNPRARQMAHTTLTLMARGGMYDQVGGGFHRYSVDAHWLVPHFEKMLYDNGQLASLYLHAWLAFGDPECRRVCEETLDYILREMTDPSGGFYSAQDADSEGDEGKFFVWTPDELREVLGAADAELAARYWGVDRGANFEGRSILYVAGDPDPERIAGIRRKLYAARERRVHPARDDKVLAAWNGLACRAFAEAGRALDRPDYVAAAVKNADFVLRSMRRDGRLLRTWKAGEAKLKGYLEDYALVAAALVDVYEATFERRWLDEARALAEEMLRLFWDERLEGFYDTGADHERLIVRPRNLFDNAVPCGASAAIETLFRLAILTGESRYESRALGALRPMADLMTRYASGFGRYLCALDFHLGPVVEVALVAAKAGDAGLAPLAAEVFGRYLPNRVVAGMRTGDSKAAEGIPLLQSREAVGGKATAYVCRNYACELPVTDRAALAGQLDAV